A window from bacterium encodes these proteins:
- a CDS encoding ABC transporter substrate-binding protein yields the protein MRLLLLALVLAPIVVSCRQPELKHEAVPGRMVAVAPGIVETLFALDLGARVVGVGNYAHWPPEVENLPRIGGLYDPRFETIATLEPDLAILVPSEAELAQALERLGVEVMIVPHESLADVDVAIAMIAERAGVAERGEELIADLRRGLEPRAEPLQARVLLSVARQPGRAGEIYAAGPRTFLGELLSRLGAANAASDGEELYPRLGFEEAVIRAPEVVLELQPEEVAPEDEDAWTGDWLEVAGDSAPCVKIVDGNHVLLPGPRVAELYRDLEAALVSCDPGRAS from the coding sequence ATGAGACTGTTGCTGCTCGCGCTCGTGCTCGCGCCGATCGTGGTTTCGTGCCGGCAGCCCGAGTTGAAGCACGAGGCGGTACCCGGGCGAATGGTCGCGGTGGCGCCGGGGATCGTCGAGACTCTCTTCGCGCTCGACCTGGGGGCGCGGGTGGTCGGGGTCGGCAATTATGCCCACTGGCCTCCCGAAGTCGAGAACCTGCCTCGAATCGGCGGCCTCTACGATCCGCGATTCGAGACCATCGCGACCCTGGAGCCCGATCTGGCGATCCTCGTGCCCAGCGAAGCCGAGCTCGCCCAGGCGCTCGAGCGGCTGGGTGTCGAGGTCATGATCGTGCCGCACGAATCGCTTGCCGATGTCGACGTGGCGATTGCCATGATCGCTGAGCGTGCGGGCGTGGCCGAGCGCGGCGAAGAGCTGATAGCGGACTTGAGACGGGGGCTGGAGCCACGCGCCGAGCCGCTCCAAGCAAGGGTTCTGCTCTCGGTGGCCCGTCAGCCGGGCCGCGCGGGGGAGATCTACGCCGCCGGGCCGCGCACCTTTCTCGGCGAGCTGCTGTCGCGACTCGGAGCCGCCAACGCGGCTTCGGACGGCGAGGAGCTCTATCCGCGTCTCGGCTTCGAGGAGGCCGTGATTCGGGCCCCGGAGGTCGTCCTCGAGCTGCAGCCGGAGGAGGTCGCGCCCGAGGACGAGGATGCCTGGACCGGAGACTGGCTCGAGGTCGCGGGTGACAGCGCCCCATGCGTCAAGATCGTCGATGGTAATCACGTCTTGCTGCCCGGACCGAGAGTGGCCGAGCTCTATCGCGATCTCGAGGCCGCTCTGGTCTCGTGTGACCCCGGTAGGGCGTCATGA